The Vanacampus margaritifer isolate UIUO_Vmar chromosome 16, RoL_Vmar_1.0, whole genome shotgun sequence genome includes the window CATAATGAGTCTTTTTCATGCATCCCGTTAGGACAGACGTTTGCAGCCATTTTTGCGTCCAATGGTGAAAGCGGCGCCGTGTCCGACCTACGAGCAAAAATGTCCCCGATGAGGGTTCGAGCAGCAAACCTGGTCGGGCGACCTGCCAGCGATGTAGTTGCCTCCGAGCCCCTCCCTCCTGAAGTAAACGCCCGAGTGGTCTATGAGGAAGGGCGTGTCCAGTCCAGGACCTTCAGGACAGTGGAAGACGTAGATGAACCTGAAACGCAACGGAAACGCCGCAACTATGAAGATCATTGGCAGGAGGgcactttttttgtacatttcctttttttttttgttgccaccTTTTCCTGGGTTCCACGGGCAGCGGGATCCCCTCCACGGTGTCCTTGGGTCCGAGGCCCACGCCCAGCATACGGGCCAGTTTTGCCGAGAAGGCCCCGGCGGCGTTGACGACCACGGCGCATTCCACCGGCTGGAACTCCAAACTGTTTTGCATATGCACCTGATGACCCCGCCCACAAAATGACAACATCGCCGCTCGTCTAATGGAACGCGACGAAGGCAACGGGGAACGCTGAACGCTTTTCCAAAAAACGACCACGCGTGCTTCCCACACTCACTTGAACGGTTTTGATCCTGCGATACTCCAAATATTTGTCGTCCTCCGTCATGGCCCGATTGATGGAATATCTGAAACCTGGCAAAGGGACGCCACGTTAGCGGCGTGTTGGCGCCAACACGCCGCTAACGTGCTGCGGCGAGTGTTTGGCCACCGGTGACTTCTCCGCAACACGGGACGACGCCCATGGAGACGGCCTTCCTCTTCAAGGCGCTCAGCAAAGTCCACGGGTCGAACCAGCCCTCGTTCTCCAAACCTCAACGCACACACGCCGGCGCTCATTTTACTTCCCAAATATTATGGATTCAAGTCATTTCATACCGAAAGAAATATCGATTTAAGTAGAAATGATTTCATTTAATGCACAAATATGTCAACATTTAGTATGACGTATACAATTTTAGATTTATCAAGGGatttaatataacaaaaaaatactaaattaaaaaaattgatatacTTTTAGATACCTAATGGGCAAGGTTAAAAAtcaaaacttatttaaaaaaagaagaagagtgatttaacacatacaaaaatatttattggacGTTTTACAAAATGCATCCATTTTAAAACGTActtaaataatgtaatgaaatACGCAACTAAGAGGcgttttaaacaaatgtttatCAAGAGAAAGTACCGACCGTACGAAGCAAGCTCCACATCTCGCGTGTCCATCCAAGGAAATTTCTCTTTCAGTTGCGTCGGCGACAGAAGCGTCACTTGCGCTCCGGCGGCGCTTCAGAAAGACAAACGTgagaaaaaaggtaaaaaaacgGCCATCGTTGGCGAGTCTTGGAACGCCTTGAAATTCGAGAGCTCACGTTTGCGTCTTGTGGTTCTCCTCCATGacgtgcgcccccttgtggctgGCCAGGAACAAGTACCCCGCCTGGTTGAAGTGCACGTCCACCGCGTCCTCGTTCAGCATGCCCAAGTGCTCCTGggaaaggtcaaaggtcagcggCAGGCTGCTCAAGCGGCTCAGTTGGATGCCGGCCCGCCAACCTACGTTGATGTTCCTCAGGAAGTCGGCGGACGCCAGGGACAGGTTGATGTTCTCCGGCAGCGAGAACTGCTGGCGGATCCCTCCGGCCGACAGCACGGATGACGCCTGCGAGTACTGACCCGGGTCAAGCCCAAACGGTTCCATTACGGTAAGAAGGGATCGGCCACTTCAACggcaggttgttttttttctcgttgTGTGTGCATATTATTAAAATCAATAGTGAATGAACATCGAAAAAATGCTACTCATTGCCCCTTGaaatcatttataaaataaaacatgcatttaaaaaaaagtaaaaaagttctgtccaaaaaatatatctattttgTTCGTTGGTTTCCAACTCCTGCTTGCACTCACCGTGCTGTCCTTCTCCACCACGAGGACTTTGAGCCCCTTGCCCGGGCGGACCCTCTCCTTCTTCTTGATCCAGTAGGCCACGGACCAGCCCACCACACCGCCCCCGACGATCACCACGTCGCACCTCTCCGGCGGCAGGTCCGAGGTGATCTCCAGCGGGCTCCAGGAGCTGCCCGGCAGAACGTCCGACAACTTCTTCCTGGAGGCTGCAAACGTGGCCTCCAGATCTGCGAGCAACGCTTGGGGTGAAGGTCCGAGTACAAATCGTATGCATTGAATTCCCGAATGTTTCCGATGCCTTCACGAATTCGGCCTCACTCACTCACGTTCATATTTGAATGTAAATCCttgctttgctttgttttggcCTTCATTGTGTGTTGCGTGCAGATGGCGCCTCACCTTTAAAGAAGTCTTTCCTTCGCGGCGTCCCGGCGCTCAAGCTTCGGCGCGACGCAGCGAGTGCACGCGGTCGTCGGTGGTCCGGTCGGAAGGTGAGCGGAACCCGCAGCGTGCGCACATTTGCACGCAGGCTGCGCCACGTAGACATCGCGTTAGCTCGCACTCTCGTCCGCAAACTGGACACAAACTTGCGAATGTGCCACAAACATACTTTGCTTGCGGTAGAAATATGGACTTTGACAGCAGCGAGGTCAAAGCGGAGACGATTCTGGACAACTTCCCCACGTTGgtttcttcaaaataaaggCACTATTTTGCGCTACACGCTCTCTGGAGCGACATTCCCGTGGAAGACTCACactttaaaatatcaaataatttgaaaacatcTCAATAAGAGACCCCAGTCAAAGGATATGGTCCAGAATGAACAATTTATTCCAAAAAGTCACACACAATTAAAAGCTTAACTTAGTTTGAAAATATCGGCATGGAACTGTGCTAGTACTTCCGCAAGCTTCAGGTCACGCGTAAAACGAGTAAAACCTCGTCACGTGACCACGATTGACCATTCAGAGACAGTCTCAAGCGGAAAAAAAATACGTACGAATTTGAGcgatttaaatacaaaaaacaacttgCAAGTTCTTCTAGAAAAtatttatcttatcttatcttttgTGTGATAGTAAGAAGCCTCGTAATATTGACTTGCAACATGAAAACACCATACAAAAGTCAAGTAACGCTGATTGTCACCGAAATGGGGCGAAATTCACTCTCCGCATTTGAGCAGATAAAACTTTGAATTAATTACACacaccaaatgtattttttcattattatttaccAACATTGTGTAGAAAACTGTTGATTGAGCTGATTTGGTGGACTGTTTGATGTCTGGCACTTGTGTCagcatgtaaaataaataaataatgaaaacactGCAATTCTTACTTTACATTTATTAGACGATAATAAATTGGGGACGAGCGCGTGTGAAAGAACAAGCAAAAGCAATTCATGTGTTGGGCGTCAGGGGGCAGCAGAGGGCTTGCTATTAATAGATGGTCCACAATGAAAGAACTTGCCACTTTATTAGGCACGCTTGCACAAATCGCTCCAATCATTAGAAGCTGCTGCCAGGTCACTTaccaactgtcaatcaaaatagTGCCTTTGCCCAAgtgtctatttttagccagattttcccttttttttatgaaatgtgTGTGTCGTGGCTGCAGGCGGCCTCCAAGTCCTAACCCGAACCTCAATAGATGGCTAAGTAGGTGGTAGTTGCAGGACAGGTCGCAATGTAGGCAAGTAAATAGATTGGAAATTTCCTGACGCCATCGGAAGTGGGCGTGGCCAATGACAACAGCACTGTAAAAGCAATCTCACTATTAAAGGAGCTTTAATAACTTCCCTTCCAAAAGTGCCTCACGTTCAGCAACCGCGCCTTCCATTTGTCATCCTCCATCTCGCCGTcaccctcctcgtcctcctcctcttcctcttcctcatcctcttcctcttcctcatctcCAAATGAGAACCGAGTGCACGCCTCGTTACTCACTCAAAGGTCAGGCAGGATCGCCATCACGTTGACTGATGGACGCTCACCAGGAAGCGTGTGTTCATATGCGCGCGTCTTTGTTTATGTAcatttgcacgcacgcacgcccgcgcacgcacacgcccgCAGCAGCGCAGATGAGGCCCGCAGCCCCAATTAGCCGGACCGCCATCGACCTCCATCATGGACGTGACGCGCCGCCATCGCTCACTCTTGATTGAACGTGCCGGCGTTTGGTTAAGAACGAAAGGCGGAGAACAGACAGAGAATTTGCACCTTTGACACGACACTTGTTTGATTCTTTGTTGAAGTCTGCATCGAATGTCTTGCAACCGATTCGCACCTCCAACAAAGGCTGCAAAACGCATCGAGCGAATACaattcaggagaaaaaaaaatgaagggacGTTTACACATTCAAATAAGATGATTTAAACGCACacactgtaaatgtcaaacttggaaacaactttagtGACGCGTAACCACCAGTAGGTGGCGCCACTGTGCCATTTTCGAAATGACTGGGAGAGAAGGCTGAATTTTGTGCAACCTACCTTCATTTTCTCTTCATTACAAAAGAACCACACAAAAAAGCATCATTGAAAGGAGAGagtctatttttatatttggtgGATTTGGTGAAGTAAATATCGGCTTCGtcttgaaaaggtcaaaattgtCTAAAATGGACTGAAATTAAAGACAGTGTGGGGAAAATCCTTcccttcttccttccttccttcctggcagaagaagaagaagaagaagaagaagacggccGGCGTTCGGGGATGGACGGACAGCAAATCGAATTCTCGCCGTTTCTCGCCAGCGCGGACTCGTTGAAGCTCAGGTTTCATCCCATCCGTCATCTTGCACGGACGGATAATCGGGTAAGGAGACGCtccagggaggggggggggggggtctggtgGGGGTCTTGAGAGAAGATGAAAAGGTATTGTACTGAAGAAGcttaaatattttgttcatgctgttctcttttttttttccaagccgTTTTGGTGATGTTGATGGACTTTCCTAAAATGGCAACGCTACACAAAAATTGGACACTTTTTCGTaacgaaaacaaaaatgaagctAAAGCACATTTCATTAGCTTTTTGAATTCATGCAATGTTAACATCGACACCAACATAAAGCGCTAGTAAATGActtatttatttgacaatttcctTCAGATCAAGTGAGTAAGCGCCTCATCTAGTTACTCTAGTAGTAGTTATTAAGTAGTCAGCTAGTTTCTAGATTGTAGAATATAATGTAACCTAGTTAGTTAATTACCGTAGTTGAATAATTTTCTTTGGAATCATTTCACGCGTTTCCACAaaaccatttttcatttttctctcttctGGCAAGTGTGCAATAGAAGCAGCCGGTGGTCGTAACGCAACGATCGTCATCCAGCacacgcgtgcgtgcgtgcgtgcgcgtgcgtgcgcgcgcgcggcTCTCACTTCTTATTCATTGCGTCTGTCCACGTTTACCTTCCGATAGGAGCCTTGTTATCACTGAGTGCGTCACGTGCTCACGCACGCGCGCCGAGCACACGGCGGGCGCGTGTAATGAAAAAGTGCAGATGGCGCGAAGTTGCTTTGATGGCCTTCAGTGCAAactccttcctttcttccttccttccttccttcctgccttccttccttccttccttccttccttccttccttccttccttccttccttccttccttccttccttcctgccttccttccttccttcctgcctgcCTGCTTTTTAATTGGTTCCGAGCAGAAGGACGCAATCAATGCATTTGGAGCTTTTAGTCTCATTGGATTCTTTTGGCTCCACTTTGTGCTTTAGgcggcaggaaaaaaaaaaaagaggaaagcgAGAGTGCAGCGTAAGAAGCTCCTTCCTGTCagctttgttttatttccatCCTGATTGTGTTTCCCGTCAGATCATGTGCGAAGTGCCACCGGAGGGGGGGCTAATTCCGAAGACCACCTGAAAAACgctgcgcgtgcgtgtgcgtgtatgcGCGCGCTTTTGTCTTTGCCACGCGTGTTTTTACAGGTTTACCTATCATTCTGGGGACCGACTTGGAATTGCGGGGACCTTTTGGTGGTCCCCGCAAGTTCAGAcccctttttgagggtcaagacttggttttagaattTAGATTTgatttgggttatggttgaggttaaggtaagAAATGGCGGTAGGCAAACATTTTGGCTGCTTAGGGGgcggggctaggaaatgcagcaagtcaatgagatgtccccacgatgatacaaagacaagtgtgtgtgtgtgtgtgcagttgtGTGAGTGATTGGAATTGAAATTGCAGCCATTCTGCCATTTTTCTACAGATGCCCGTCTGATAGTTGAGTTAGTTGGTTAGTATGTCAAGTTGGTAAGTCAGTGAGTAAGTCAGGTGGCTGGTGTGCTACTGTCATTCTAGTTAGTTCTAACATTTTCCATGACATCATTAAAGTATTGACCCGAGTTAGTTCAAGAATTTTCTTTGTGATCAATAAAGTATATACCTAACATGacctagttagttagttagttgtgcTCATCATTTTCTTTGGGCTCAAAAAAGTATATACCTATCTAACCTTACTTAACCTAACCTAATCAGCCAGTTAGGTAGTAAGTCAATATGTTAGTGTTAGTAGTCTGTGAGTAGACCAGGTAAGTAGTTAGCTACAGTTTAGGTAGGTATTAATGCATTCCTTAGTGGATAAGTAAGTGAGCTAGTTTCCACAATTTCCCTCGGAATAAGTACAGTATCGACCTAACTGCTTATTTAGTTAGTTAATGAGGTCGTGATCAAATATTTTCCAACAGATATCTAACTACCTGACCTAGTTCGTTATTGAGGTACAGTAGATAGCTAGCTTCGTTTCCAGGATTTATTGTGCTATCAGGCAGTACCTGACCTAGTCAAGAGAATTGTGAGTGACTTCATTAGTCTGctggttagttagttggttagttagtcaTTTAGTGAGTTCCCAGAATTTGGGATCAACAAAGAATCTACCTACCATAACCTAGCTGACACAGTTACTCAATTTGGTAGTCATTAAGTCAGCAAATCAGTCAAGTTGCTCGTCTTCTAGTAGTTAATTTGTCATTTCTCTGAGTTAGTTTCCAAAATGAAAGTATCTTCTTGCCCTGAACTAGTCAGCTAGTGATCACATCAGTTAGTTAGTCAGTTTTCAGAATTGACTTTGGGATCAATAAAGCATGTATTTGTCATCAGTCAGTGAGTTTGTCAAATTTGGTCAGTTAGTTGGTCAGCCGCTGGTAAGCGGACTTGCTCGCACCTCGACGTGGCTGATGGCGCCGACCGCTTGCACGCGCGGCGCCATCTCTGCACGTGTCCTCCACAGGTGGTTGTCACGGCGACCGCTCGCCCGGCCATGTCCTGCTTTGTGCGCCTTGAAAGGAAATCAAACGGCGGCCGCTCATTGTGGCTTCCAGTGGGTCGGCCCTCTACGCCGCATCCCCCCAGGACGCCCTCCCATCAAAATCAATTCGCTTGCGGCCTCTCGGGTCCTACGCCACTAATGGCGGTCTCTTTGTTGCAAGTTGTGCTTTTGTGGCGTTCAATGCTGCTGACTACGTTCACTTCCGTCGTCAATTTCTTACATGTGGCCTCTGCAGTCTATagactatttttttaaaatctttttttgttgctgactATTCTTGCTGATTTTCATGTTCTATCATGTCGCTATGGCATATTTAATTATGATtatatattactattatttgaAATCCaggacagttaaaaaaacattgctttaaaaaagtaataactAAAACacaattcagttgtatttaacttttagcttgaaaatgtttgcatttcatctttaaaaatgctttcttttcaaacattgacttatttttactttacatttaaTTTGACACCACGTGTCAAAGTGGCGGCCCAGAGGAGGGGACAGATGTGAGGGGACGGATGTGAGGGGACGGATGTGAGGGGACGGATGTGAGGGGACGGATGTGAGGGGACAGATGTGAGGGGACAGATGTGAGGGGACGGATGTGAGGGGACGGATGTGAGGGGACAGATGTGGGGGGACAGATGTGAGGGGACGGATGTGAGGGGACGGATGTGAGGGGACGGATGTGAGGGGACAGATGTGAGGGGACAGATGTGAGGGGACAGATGTGAGGGGACAGATGTGAGCCGCCACATCATGTGATGTGAGCGATGAAAGCAAATCAAGCGTGTCGGCTTCCGTCACGCTTGCTAAAATGGCTTCCAACATTTCAAATTGTCGCAGATAAATGAAAACGTTGTCGTTTTCTTGTTAGCAAACAGGAACAATTTGTTGCCATTCTTGACTTTCGACTTCAAAACTTCGTCCTTGATGGAGacttgaaagttaaaaaaaatgttttttttgctaagcGTCCATCTTTATCTGTAGTGCTTGTCAATGTGCAGAACGTGACTCAGGACAGGAGAATGTCGTGCCGGCGTTCCTCCTCCGGAAAGCGGGACGTGCGCGCTTCCTTTTCCGCGGAAGTTCACGCATCAACTTTTGGCGACGCCTCCGTCATGAAAGCAGCAACGTTGCGCTGATGAAACGTCGACCGCAGGGAATCTTGTTTAAACGTCCGCCGCCATCAATCGCCTTTTACGGCAGAAGAATTAGCTGCGCgactatttttagaatcgatcatgttgtttttttccttcttcttcttctaccaGCCGGCGGCgccgtttgtgtgtgcgcggaCGCAAAAAGCTCCCGCTAGAAAAGCAGCTCATGCAAAGCTGCTTGTGGACATTTATTGATGCGCAAGCTGATCGGCATTGGCTATTGATTATCCTGCGCGTGATTGGCCGCTCTCGGCCGAGCGGGGCTCGATCGTCACAAATCACTTTTGCCGCCGCCATCCATTGATCGGCCCGTGCACGATTTGGCCTTCCTCGCCGTGATGATGATTCCGAAGGACTGTCGGCGTCGCGTCGGCGTTGACGGATGGAGGTCGCACCCGCAGCGGGGACGGCGACTGGGCCTGATGTTCCTTTTCCACTGACATCCGCAGGGCGTGAAACGTTTCAGATACGAAAGCACACGTTTGGtttgggtcgaaatcccttttttttggcGGCCCGCACCAAATGCCGCCTCAAGCTATCTTGGTGATCTATTTTCGGCCGCGTTAGCCAACACAAGTGGTTAATGATCTTTGGCTAGCTGTTGTGTTGTTACTTGAACTCATGACCTCACGACCTCATGACCCCACGACCTCACGACCTCACCTTTGTCGATCGGGCACCGCTTCAAAAGGTTTAGCCCTTTCCTGGTCTGTAAATGTTTTGTCAGATGGGACGCAACAAACGTGTCCTTTGAGTGTTGTAACGTCACCTTGGGAGTGCCACAGGGTTGGATGCTCGGCCCCGTGTTGTTCAGTAGCCAAATGCTGCCACACTCTGTTATGTTGATGACGCGCAACCTTTCAGTACACGATCCTGTTTTTctgtctgctgtttttttttcttttcagtgctgttttttgggggatggGCGGAGCCTACTGCGCACTCCGGTTTGCTGTAAGTCAACAAAGCACTTAAGCACTGGCCGAATAGTAGCGAGAGACCCAAATATCGTCTACTGGTTGCCATTGCTGTTCTCTAGAGTTTGGATCAAAGTGGTTGACTCAGCCAACAAAATCCCTCTAAATCCAAACGGGTTCTCTTGGACTCGCCTTCCTCCTTTGAAGTGCTCAGCGTGGGCGGAGCTTGGCGGCTCGGCGGAACGGCAAGCTCCGATCTTGTACTGTTTATCTAGAAGAGATGTTCCATGCTAAGCTACATTCCTCCCACGCAAACACTCTCCTCGCCAGGCGCGCGGATTGTAAACACGGCCGGCGACAGCAAAACGCGTGCCAAGCAGACGGCAAAGGCGCCGCCAAAAGCAATCACAAAATGAGCCAGGGGCTGATATTTGCTGTTGCGGGATGATCAGGACACGACAAAGAGGGAGAACGGAAAGGATTTATTTCCAATGATGGCTCAGGGAAGTCAAATGAGGACTTTTGCAAACtttgacacgcacacacgcacgtattTGTCTAAATTGTCTCACAAGTCGTCCAACAATAACGACCGTGTTGGTCATTTGACCAAAAAACGACCAAGTGGTCCATTTCGTAGTTCAGCGACCTTCATCGGTCGTGTTAAAGAGAAAGAAAGTCATGAGAAACGACAAAGGTTTAGCTTACTGAGCTAACGGGCCGGTAACGGGTTCGGATGAGGCTTTCAGTCCCGTAAACGTTGCGTCTTTTCAAGAATGCTTAGTAAAGGCAGAACGAGGTTGCAGATCGCCACAAAACATGCAATCAACATTGAAACAATCACTGGACAAACAGCGAAGTCCGATAAACGCTGGTCTTTGGTGTGGACTCACCGGGTTCGAGTCTTGATTTTGGTGCTATTCAACATGGCAGATCGAGGTCGCTAAGCTAAAATACGCTTGGTCctaatttggcaccttttcatAACGAGCACTTTATTGGAGGTCTCATTTGGTCCAATCAGGACGCGTGTTGACTTTGACGCTTTCAAGGCTGTTGAGCgacaaaagaagaaattggGGCAACTATTGATTTTGAAGGATGTGGACTGCGTTGGTCTCGTGGTTTTCTTTTCAACCAAACGAGGGTCTCGCTCAGCTTGTCTGCGAAATTGGGCTTCGTAAACCAATGTAGTGGCAAACGCGTCCCTGTAGATGGCGGCGTTGCATGGCTTCAAATTTGAAGAAATGACCCGTCGGACCCCAAATAATGATGTGgctcactaggccacgccccctcAAACTCACACGTCAAGCAAATGAATACTAGATTATGTGCCGCAATGACGCTCTTGCATATTTGTTGCTCTTTTTATTTGTCTCGTGTATTCAAAAGCCGTAATAGCCTTTTTTTGTCAAAGCTCAGCTCAGTTGATTTTGGATTGAAAGCATTTCCATTGAATGCAGATTTGCATTATTTCTCCCGCTTGGACTGTTGCAACCTtcgacttcttcttcttcttcttgccaaCAGGTGTCTGCGAGCGGACGGCAGGCGCACTTTGAGGGGGTTGACTGCGTCTCCCTCTcagtctccccccccccccccgtccctcCCGCCCCCGTCCCTCTGCGTCTCTCGCGCTTCTCCCGGTCCAAAGTGGTCGGCCAGCAAGTTGCGATCGAGCGCGGCGGTCCGGTGGCGCCGGTGGACGTTGTTGCGACTCGCTTCCAAGTGTCGGGAgcgcgacgacgacgacgacgatgttgatgatgaagaggaggaggaggaggaagtgaagAGGCGCGTGCGCGTGAGGGACGCCGCGGTAGAAGACGGCCTCGTGTGGATGtaattggagaaaagcaaaACCATCAAGTGAATTCCTGCCGGCACGAAGTTCCCATGAGCAACATCAACAAGGTGGgcgcttttcttttcttcttcttcctcctcttcctccttctcctcaTCGTGACCCTTTTCCCCCTTCTTGTCATGACGATTACGTTGCATTTGCTGTCACGTTGCCATGAAAAATGCGCAAAAGCAAAGTGACGCGCGCGCTGACACGCGCAGTTCAACTTGGACAAATTCATTGGCATTTTCACGACTTGGATGTTTTTCGCCACCACTGCAGCAGCTGtcggtgtgtgtgcgcgcgcgtgcgtgcgcgcgtgtttgCATAATCCCACAGTGAGCCCAGTTGGGtgtcatttgtatttgttgaacTCGCCACCGGAGCGACGGACGAAGGCTGCAGGATGAAACAATGCAGAGGCTGCGGTAATGTGCAGCT containing:
- the foxred1 gene encoding FAD-dependent oxidoreductase domain-containing protein 1 isoform X2; translation: MSTWRSLRANVRTLRVPLTFRPDHRRPRALAASRRSLSAGTPRRKDFFKDLEATFAASRKKLSDVLPGSSWSPLEITSDLPPERCDVVIVGGGVVGWSVAYWIKKKERVRPGKGLKVLVVEKDSTYSQASSVLSAGGIRQQFSLPENINLSLASADFLRNINEHLGMLNEDAVDVHFNQAGYLFLASHKGAHVMEENHKTQTAAGAQVTLLSPTQLKEKFPWMDTRDVELASYGLENEGWFDPWTLLSALKRKAVSMGVVPCCGEVTGFRYSINRAMTEDDKYLEYRRIKTVQVHMQNSLEFQPVECAVVVNAAGAFSAKLARMLGVGLGPKDTVEGIPLPVEPRKRFIYVFHCPEGPGLDTPFLIDHSGVYFRREGLGGNYIAGRSPDQGEEPDVANLDVDHQFFQDKIWPELAHRVPAFEKLKVTSAWAGYYDYNTLDQNGIVGAHPLVSNMFFATGFSGHGLQQSPAVGRAVAELILDGGFTTLDLSRLGFRRIAQQEPIVERNIV
- the foxred1 gene encoding FAD-dependent oxidoreductase domain-containing protein 1 isoform X1, with the translated sequence MSTWRSLRANVRTLRVPLTFRPDHRRPRALAASRRSLSAGTPRRKDFFKDLEATFAASRKKLSDVLPGSSWSPLEITSDLPPERCDVVIVGGGVVGWSVAYWIKKKERVRPGKGLKVLVVEKDSTYSQASSVLSAGGIRQQFSLPENINLSLASADFLRNINVGWRAGIQLSRLSSLPLTFDLSQEHLGMLNEDAVDVHFNQAGYLFLASHKGAHVMEENHKTQTAAGAQVTLLSPTQLKEKFPWMDTRDVELASYGLENEGWFDPWTLLSALKRKAVSMGVVPCCGEVTGFRYSINRAMTEDDKYLEYRRIKTVQVHMQNSLEFQPVECAVVVNAAGAFSAKLARMLGVGLGPKDTVEGIPLPVEPRKRFIYVFHCPEGPGLDTPFLIDHSGVYFRREGLGGNYIAGRSPDQGEEPDVANLDVDHQFFQDKIWPELAHRVPAFEKLKVTSAWAGYYDYNTLDQNGIVGAHPLVSNMFFATGFSGHGLQQSPAVGRAVAELILDGGFTTLDLSRLGFRRIAQQEPIVERNIV